A window from Drosophila kikkawai strain 14028-0561.14 chromosome 2L, DkikHiC1v2, whole genome shotgun sequence encodes these proteins:
- the LOC121503232 gene encoding uncharacterized protein: MDTTKKSASDLVGEVKPQKPATDSELDEEELLRSDDETLAPSISEGSAKTSTPQAAQPTTSKAAASQAKATGEHGKSKPWTHQQRKAQASKAHFILAKIARNEKEGKADPRDLADKARYLAVIEEYERFEKEHPETLLPPQTKRNRSQEVSESAPKRAKDAKGAPRPTTFVKTAKKFSEVARDSLAMALVDELNDDGRLLMEKWEEVETQLAEMVTDKLLSEPTGQSPSFDSSDMVRGHRVIRCDDEFSRDFLADCVARLGKAWKGISIKLVPARDIPRRPRARIWLPKGLSSHERVIKTLRAMNKGVDMEDWAILKAEREMKTSQPYLFLINQRCLEQLKAADNKVRYGIRKAKVKVFLDEPDDILEDEVEDANKLLDDLAIDDSTPNTTPI; the protein is encoded by the coding sequence ATggacacaacaaaaaaatccgCTTCGGACCTCGTGGGAGAGgtaaaaccccaaaaaccaGCAACAGATAGTGaattggacgaggaggagctactgCGCTCGGATGACGAGACTCTGGCTCCGTCCATTTCAGAGGGAAGTGCTAAGACAAGCACACCTCAAGCGGcacaaccaacaacaagcaaagcagcggcaagccaagccaaagcgacAGGCGAACACGGGAAGTCAAAACCGTGGACCCACCAACAAAGAAAGGCGCAAGCTAGCAAGGCCCATTTCATCCTCGCTAAAATAGCAAGGAACGAAAAGGAGGGCAAAGCCGATCCGCGCGACCTGGCAGACAAAGCCAGGTACCTCGCAGTGATCGAGGAATATGAGCGATTCGAAAAGGAGCACCCAGAAACGCTTTTGCCTCCCCAAACGAAGCGCAACCGCTCACAAGAAGTGAGTGAGAGCGCTCCGAAGAGAGCCAAAGACGCGAAGGGCGCCCCAAGACCGACAACTTTTGTCAAGACGGCGAAGAAATTCAGCGAGGTGGCCCGAGATAGCCTCGCGATGGCACTTGTTGATGAGCTCAACGACGACGGACGCCTTCTGATGGAGAAATGGGAGGAGGTCGAGACCCAGCTGGCAGAGATGGTAACTGACAAACTACTGTCCGAGCCAACGGGCCAGTCACCCTCCTTTGACTCCTCGGACATGGTTAGGGGGCACCGGGTGATCAGATGCGACGACGAGTTCTCAAGGGACTTCCTGGCGGATTGCGTTGCCAGACTAGGCAAGGCATGGAAGGGGATTAGCATTAAGCTGGTCCCCGCCAGGGACATCCCAAGGAGACCCAGAGCTCGCATCTGGTTACCCAAGGGGCTGTCTAGCCATGAAAGGGTGATCAAGACTCTGCGAGCAATGAACAAGGGAGTCGACATGGAGGACTGGGCCATTCTCAAAGCCGAACGAGAGATGAAGACCAGCCAGCCATATCTGTTCCTCATCAATCAGCGCTGCCTAGAACAGCTGAAGGCAGCCGACAACAAGGTCCGGTACGGCATCAGAAAAGCCAAGGTGAAGGTCTTCCTGGACGAACCGGACGATATACTAGAAGACGAAGTCGAGGACGCCAACAAGCTGCTGGACGACTTGGCGATCGACGACAGCACCCCCAACACCACCCCAATCTAA